In Arthrobacter citreus, a single genomic region encodes these proteins:
- a CDS encoding DUF4279 domain-containing protein, with translation MHHTSVMTYFEIKGDNFPIEYVTKLLEINPTNSYSKGEEIITTRKRKIIPIKRRYRTYTSWKLSTNYIETLDANKQAKEIIGSLLSKINELIAIKRIYECEFVLMQVPIIENGCCPSIWYDQDVINFCSKIEASIEIELFANPYESDWDSDD, from the coding sequence ATGCATCATACAAGTGTAATGACATATTTTGAAATTAAAGGCGATAACTTTCCAATAGAATATGTAACTAAATTGTTAGAGATTAATCCAACTAATTCTTATAGTAAAGGTGAAGAGATTATAACAACAAGAAAACGTAAAATAATCCCAATAAAAAGGCGGTATAGAACATATACAAGTTGGAAATTGAGCACAAATTACATTGAGACACTAGATGCAAATAAACAAGCTAAGGAAATAATTGGGTCTCTTTTAAGCAAAATAAATGAATTAATTGCGATTAAAAGAATATATGAATGTGAATTTGTTCTGATGCAAGTTCCAATTATTGAAAATGGATGTTGTCCATCCATTTGGTATGACCAAGATGTCATTAATTTTTGTTCAAAAATCGAAGCATCAATTGAAATAGAATTATTTGCAAATCCATATGAGAGTGATTGGGATTCGGATGATTAA
- a CDS encoding IS110 family transposase: protein MEVIIERVCGMDVHKDNITACIMTPEGKEIQTFSTKTIFLIKLMDWIKLHGCTHVAMESTGVYWKPIVNLVEAEDLEVFVVNAQHMKAVPGRKTDVKDAEWIAQLLRHGLLTASFIPDREQRELRELVRYRRSIIEERSRQLNRIQKVLEGANIKLGSVVSDIMGVSAKEMLYAIADGEEDPTKLASMARRSLKRKKDELELALRGYVNPHQRMMLKTILTHIDFLTEQIEKLDSEVTQRVSSYQEDIERLDSIPGIATRMAEQILAEIGTNLENQFGSAPRLCSWAALVPGHNESAGKRKSTKSKKGNKYLKAALTEAAHSVGASKNYLGAMYRRTAARKGRKRAGIVVAHAMLRIAYYLLTRKEMYRDLGEDYYDKQKEVSMVRYSVRRLEKLGYSVSIEEVS, encoded by the coding sequence ATGGAAGTTATCATTGAACGAGTTTGCGGAATGGATGTTCACAAGGACAACATTACTGCCTGTATTATGACACCAGAAGGAAAGGAGATTCAAACGTTTTCAACGAAAACGATATTTTTAATAAAATTGATGGATTGGATAAAATTGCATGGATGTACTCATGTCGCAATGGAAAGTACAGGTGTGTATTGGAAACCCATTGTTAATTTAGTTGAAGCTGAAGATTTAGAGGTTTTTGTCGTGAATGCACAACATATGAAAGCTGTTCCTGGACGAAAAACTGACGTAAAAGATGCGGAATGGATCGCCCAACTTCTCCGTCACGGGTTACTAACAGCCAGCTTCATTCCCGATCGAGAACAACGAGAATTAAGAGAACTAGTTCGGTATCGTAGAAGTATAATTGAAGAACGATCTCGACAACTTAATAGAATTCAAAAAGTACTGGAAGGTGCAAATATTAAACTAGGCTCTGTTGTTTCAGATATCATGGGTGTTTCAGCTAAAGAAATGCTTTACGCTATTGCAGATGGCGAAGAAGATCCTACGAAACTAGCAAGTATGGCTCGTCGCTCATTGAAACGCAAAAAAGATGAACTTGAACTCGCTCTACGAGGGTATGTTAATCCTCATCAACGTATGATGCTGAAAACAATATTAACTCACATTGATTTTCTAACTGAACAAATTGAAAAACTCGATTCAGAAGTAACACAGAGAGTAAGTTCTTATCAAGAAGACATAGAACGACTGGACTCAATCCCTGGTATCGCTACACGTATGGCTGAACAGATTCTAGCCGAAATTGGAACAAATCTAGAGAACCAATTTGGAAGTGCACCCCGATTATGTTCCTGGGCAGCATTAGTTCCTGGACATAATGAAAGCGCTGGTAAAAGGAAATCAACTAAATCAAAAAAAGGCAACAAGTATTTAAAAGCAGCCTTAACTGAAGCCGCACATTCAGTAGGTGCATCCAAAAACTACCTTGGAGCAATGTATCGGAGAACAGCAGCACGAAAAGGTAGGAAAAGAGCTGGAATAGTAGTAGCACATGCCATGTTAAGAATAGCCTATTATCTTCTGACTAGAAAAGAAATGTACAGAGACTTAGGAGAAGATTATTATGACAAACAAAAAGAAGTATCAATGGTCCGTTATTCAGTTCGAAGACTTGAAAAATTAGGGTATTCTGTATCGATCGAAGAAGTCTCTTAA
- a CDS encoding tyrosine-protein phosphatase gives MKKSKLASYSLTFAISSSILSNTAHAQVMNTNGVKSQQVQTSVINQQNQLIAKVERTQEGKLKFSWDGSNKKDKVRIFWSTSPEKIGKLLVKVNTGTSITVDDPSPKARPYFHIIGENGSSTIVAERKVFLQGTFNFRDLGGYETVDRRTVQWGKLYRSDALVGLTKNDISYIQNSGLKTILDYRGEDEIAKSPDPVIKGVTNINDPVIKSGSTTLDIFNLDMEGLDKTFKQMQREMVEDPDVEAYRTLFQLLLKSKNDAVLQHCTAGKDRTGVGSALVLLSLGVPENTVLDDYLLSNNPVYIQKQLDAMAPLLKTDEQRQVVTAIMGVKKEWLQASLDQIKEHYGSYDNYFKKVIGLTAKDREKLKEMYLN, from the coding sequence ATGAAAAAGTCAAAATTAGCTAGTTACAGTTTAACATTTGCCATATCTTCATCAATTTTATCTAATACTGCTCATGCTCAGGTAATGAATACTAATGGAGTAAAATCACAACAAGTACAGACTTCAGTAATTAATCAACAAAATCAACTAATTGCTAAAGTGGAACGTACTCAGGAAGGTAAATTGAAATTTTCATGGGACGGATCAAATAAAAAAGACAAAGTACGCATATTTTGGTCAACATCTCCAGAAAAAATTGGAAAATTACTAGTTAAAGTTAATACTGGTACGTCAATTACGGTAGACGATCCAAGTCCAAAAGCTAGACCATATTTTCATATAATTGGAGAAAATGGATCGAGTACAATTGTTGCAGAGCGTAAAGTTTTTCTGCAAGGAACTTTTAACTTCCGAGATTTAGGTGGATACGAAACTGTTGATAGAAGAACTGTTCAATGGGGAAAATTATATCGTTCAGACGCTTTAGTAGGCTTAACAAAAAATGATATATCTTATATACAAAATTCTGGATTAAAAACAATTCTCGATTACCGAGGCGAAGATGAGATAGCAAAAAGTCCAGATCCAGTAATAAAGGGTGTAACAAATATCAATGATCCAGTTATAAAATCTGGCAGCACAACTTTAGATATCTTTAATTTAGACATGGAAGGACTGGACAAGACTTTCAAACAAATGCAAAGAGAAATGGTTGAAGATCCAGATGTAGAAGCGTACAGAACATTATTTCAGTTGCTTTTAAAATCAAAAAATGATGCTGTTTTACAACACTGTACAGCGGGCAAAGATCGCACTGGAGTTGGCTCTGCTCTTGTATTACTGTCACTTGGAGTACCAGAAAATACAGTACTTGATGACTATTTGTTAAGTAATAACCCTGTTTATATTCAAAAACAACTAGATGCAATGGCTCCTCTATTAAAAACGGATGAACAAAGGCAAGTAGTAACAGCAATTATGGGAGTAAAAAAAGAATGGCTACAAGCTTCATTAGATCAAATTAAAGAACATTATGGCTCATACGATAATTACTTCAAAAAAGTCATTGGATTAACTGCAAAAGATCGTGAAAAATTAAAAGAAATGTATTTGAATTAG
- a CDS encoding GNAT family N-acetyltransferase, producing MSTIDKSTILIEPWNDADLSLLISLNTNRMTQYLGGLESYNQIMSRHMHYLEMRKMGTGQMYAIILLPHRTKIGTVGYWDRKWNDKWVYEIGWSILPQYQRKGIASIAVKKAIIKAQDELKHNYIHAFPSIKNVPSNKICEKLKFKLIKKCNFEYPIGHFMVCNDWRLKLKKKK from the coding sequence TTGTCAACTATAGACAAATCTACTATTCTGATCGAACCATGGAACGATGCAGATCTTAGTTTACTTATCTCCTTAAACACGAATAGAATGACTCAATATCTTGGTGGACTTGAGAGTTATAACCAAATTATGAGTCGTCACATGCATTATTTAGAAATGAGAAAAATGGGGACAGGTCAAATGTATGCGATAATATTACTTCCCCATCGAACAAAAATAGGAACCGTTGGTTATTGGGATCGGAAATGGAATGACAAATGGGTTTATGAAATAGGGTGGAGTATTTTACCTCAATACCAAAGAAAAGGTATTGCATCAATTGCTGTAAAAAAAGCAATTATAAAAGCTCAAGATGAATTAAAACATAACTATATTCACGCATTTCCTTCTATTAAAAATGTTCCATCTAACAAAATATGTGAAAAACTAAAATTCAAATTAATAAAAAAATGTAATTTCGAATACCCGATTGGTCATTTTATGGTATGCAATGACTGGCGATTAAAATTAAAGAAGAAAAAGTAA
- a CDS encoding amino acid transporter, which translates to MIQTILHATLLSFGLILPLGVQNVFIFQQGATQKKFIRALPAVLTASLCDTLLITLSVTGVSVLILTSPYLKTALLSFGILFLTYMGWQTWKAKSSEITSNQDNFSMKKQILFAASVSLLNPHAILDTIGVIGTNSLQYDGNEKIAFAITCIAVSWIWFISLAIAGRTVGKIDQSGKFMIIINKISAIIIWCIAIYLLKGLIIG; encoded by the coding sequence ATGATTCAAACTATTTTACACGCAACTTTATTATCATTTGGTTTAATCCTACCTTTAGGGGTCCAAAACGTTTTTATTTTTCAACAAGGTGCAACTCAAAAAAAGTTTATTAGAGCTTTACCAGCTGTATTAACTGCATCGCTCTGTGATACGTTATTAATTACTTTATCGGTTACAGGAGTGTCTGTCCTTATTTTAACTTCACCATATTTAAAAACTGCGCTTTTAAGTTTCGGAATTTTATTTTTAACTTATATGGGCTGGCAAACATGGAAAGCTAAATCTTCTGAGATCACATCAAATCAAGACAATTTCTCAATGAAAAAGCAAATATTGTTTGCTGCATCTGTTTCACTTCTTAATCCGCATGCAATCTTGGATACAATCGGTGTAATTGGAACGAACTCGCTTCAATACGATGGTAATGAAAAAATTGCATTTGCGATTACTTGTATAGCCGTTTCGTGGATCTGGTTTATATCACTTGCAATAGCAGGTCGAACTGTCGGGAAAATCGATCAATCAGGTAAATTCATGATTATCATTAATAAAATTTCTGCGATCATCATTTGGTGTATTGCTATTTATTTATTAAAAGGTTTAATCATTGGCTAA
- a CDS encoding protein tyrosine phosphatase — MILIKLLFICSKNQWRSPTAEKIFHLYEGHQARSAGTESGARTKLTEGHIGWADIIFVMEKKHLRRIREKFGILLNHKTVVNLDIADDYQYMDEVLIEILQNRVLEQIEK, encoded by the coding sequence GTGATCCTAATCAAATTACTATTTATATGCAGTAAAAATCAATGGAGAAGTCCTACAGCTGAAAAAATCTTTCACTTATATGAAGGACATCAAGCAAGATCAGCTGGTACGGAATCTGGAGCTAGAACTAAGCTGACTGAAGGACATATCGGCTGGGCAGATATCATTTTCGTAATGGAGAAAAAGCATTTAAGAAGAATACGTGAAAAATTCGGTATTTTGCTTAATCATAAAACGGTTGTCAATCTAGATATCGCTGATGATTATCAGTATATGGATGAAGTATTAATTGAAATTCTTCAAAATAGAGTGTTAGAGCAAATCGAAAAATAA
- a CDS encoding putative metal-dependent hydrolase, which translates to MENLKYPIGKFNVPASYTTKQRKECIKVLKDATFKFKEAVTSLNEEQLNTPYREGGWTPKQVINHVADSHMNSLIRVKLALTEENPTIKGYDENAWITLSDSNYDFQSSLKIIEGIHERYVVLLESLTDEQFKRTCFHPELNLEISIDFLLALYAWHSQHHLAHIYLVKNNK; encoded by the coding sequence ATGGAAAATTTGAAATATCCAATTGGTAAATTTAACGTTCCAGCAAGCTATACTACTAAACAAAGAAAAGAATGTATAAAAGTGTTAAAAGATGCTACTTTTAAATTTAAGGAAGCAGTAACATCTCTAAACGAAGAACAATTAAATACACCTTATCGTGAAGGTGGATGGACCCCAAAACAAGTTATAAATCATGTTGCAGATAGCCACATGAATAGCTTGATCAGAGTAAAATTAGCATTAACTGAAGAAAACCCAACAATCAAAGGTTATGATGAAAATGCTTGGATAACATTAAGCGATTCAAATTATGATTTTCAAAGTTCCTTAAAAATTATTGAAGGAATACACGAAAGATATGTCGTTTTACTTGAATCATTAACAGATGAACAGTTTAAACGCACATGTTTTCACCCTGAACTGAACCTAGAAATAAGCATTGATTTTCTTTTAGCTTTATATGCTTGGCATAGTCAGCATCATTTAGCTCATATTTATTTAGTAAAAAATAACAAATAA
- a CDS encoding manganese-dependent inorganic pyrophosphatase, translating to MEKVLVFGHKNPDTDTICSAIAYAELKKAIGVDAEAIRLGEVSAETQFALDTFKTDAPRLVEKVAVETKSVILVDHNERQQSADDIEQVRVLEVIDHHRIANFETSDPLYYRCEPVGCTATILNKLYKENNVEIKKEVAGLMLSAIISDTLLFKSPTCTEQDIVAAKELAEIAGVNSDEYGLDMLKAGANLADKSIESLVSLDAKEFQMGSYKVEIAQVNAVDTNDVLSRQDELENVLDGIVSNKGLDLFLFVVTDILTNDSIAVAKGTATNAVEKAYNVTLENNTALLKGVVSRKKQIVPVLTETFNTL from the coding sequence ATGGAAAAAGTACTAGTTTTTGGTCACAAGAACCCAGATACAGATACGATTTGCTCTGCGATAGCATATGCAGAATTAAAAAAAGCTATAGGAGTAGACGCTGAAGCGATTCGTTTAGGAGAAGTAAGTGCAGAAACTCAATTTGCACTAGATACTTTTAAAACAGATGCTCCTCGTTTAGTGGAAAAAGTTGCAGTTGAAACGAAAAGCGTAATTTTAGTTGACCATAACGAGCGTCAACAAAGTGCAGATGATATTGAACAAGTACGTGTACTTGAAGTAATCGATCATCACCGTATTGCAAATTTTGAAACAAGCGATCCTTTATACTATCGTTGTGAGCCAGTTGGATGTACTGCTACAATTTTAAATAAATTATATAAAGAAAATAATGTTGAAATTAAAAAGGAAGTTGCTGGTTTAATGCTTTCAGCAATTATTTCTGACACATTATTATTTAAATCACCAACATGTACTGAACAAGATATCGTTGCTGCAAAGGAACTTGCTGAAATTGCAGGTGTAAATTCAGATGAATATGGTTTAGATATGTTAAAAGCTGGTGCAAATTTAGCTGATAAATCAATTGAATCATTAGTTTCACTTGATGCTAAAGAGTTCCAAATGGGTAGTTATAAAGTTGAAATAGCTCAAGTAAATGCTGTTGATACAAATGACGTACTTTCACGTCAAGATGAATTAGAAAACGTACTTGATGGGATCGTTTCAAATAAAGGTTTAGACTTATTCTTATTTGTCGTAACTGATATTTTAACAAATGATTCAATTGCTGTTGCAAAAGGTACTGCTACAAATGCAGTAGAAAAAGCATACAATGTAACTTTAGAAAACAATACTGCATTATTAAAAGGTGTTGTTTCTCGCAAAAAACAAATCGTTCCAGTATTAACTGAAACATTTAATACACTTTAA
- a CDS encoding SDR family oxidoreductase — protein MGNQVVIITGAGSGLGASLAKKYSENGAHICLLGRTENKLREVGKQLPNNYSIHTIDVSKYDDVKRVFDTIFQTYGNVDLLFNNAGVGIFDLADELNEEAVHNMIDINLKGTIFCSQEVLKQMKKQNSGTIVNIVSTAGLIGKATESVYCASKFGVKGFTESLVVELTGTPISVFAAYMGGMNTDFWAGIFDEDKTSKMMNPDDIAEIIIDNIKPRKNISIPEIIIKNVK, from the coding sequence TTGGGTAATCAAGTAGTTATTATTACAGGCGCAGGAAGTGGATTAGGAGCGTCATTAGCTAAAAAGTATTCGGAAAATGGAGCACATATTTGTTTATTAGGAAGAACTGAAAATAAACTTAGAGAAGTTGGAAAACAATTACCAAACAATTATTCAATCCATACGATAGATGTTTCTAAATACGATGATGTAAAACGAGTATTCGATACTATTTTTCAAACATACGGTAATGTTGATTTATTATTTAATAATGCAGGTGTTGGTATTTTTGACCTTGCAGATGAATTGAATGAAGAAGCAGTACATAATATGATTGACATTAATTTAAAAGGTACCATTTTTTGTTCGCAAGAAGTACTAAAACAAATGAAAAAACAAAATAGTGGAACGATTGTTAATATCGTTTCAACTGCGGGGTTAATTGGTAAAGCTACTGAATCAGTTTATTGCGCAAGTAAATTTGGCGTTAAAGGATTTACGGAAAGTTTAGTAGTTGAATTAACAGGAACACCTATATCAGTATTTGCAGCATATATGGGTGGAATGAATACTGATTTTTGGGCTGGTATTTTTGATGAAGACAAAACTTCAAAAATGATGAATCCGGACGATATTGCCGAAATTATTATTGATAATATAAAACCGCGTAAAAATATATCAATTCCTGAAATTATCATTAAAAATGTAAAATAA
- a CDS encoding MATE family efflux transporter, which produces MNTTKTGKISHFFKLLLPILITQVTLFSMSFFDTIMSGNSSPGDLAGVAIGVSVWAPISTGLTGILFAITTMVANLKGAKEEEKITPLVTQALYLAGIIAIVIIIIGIFTIHPILNQMNLDPKVHRVALHFLYALSFGILPLFLYTVIRQFIDGLGKTRTTMIITIISVPINVILNFFLIFGRAGLPHLGGVGAGVASAITYWIIFGIGFYIINTKKPFKSYNILKKLPPISFTTWKSILKLGVPIGLSIFFEVSVFSVVTLLLSEFDTKTIAAHTVAMNFASMLYMVPLSISMALTIVVGFEVGAKDFQSAKEYSKIGLLMAVLIASVFGVIIYLFRYDVAGWYTNDSSVQYLAGGFLIFAILFQLFDAIAAPIQGALRGYKDVNVTLLMMILAYWVIALPIGYFLSQTNLGAKGYWLGLISGLAVSAITLTFRLVQLQVKKLKLSEA; this is translated from the coding sequence ATGAATACTACAAAAACGGGGAAAATATCACATTTTTTTAAACTATTGCTTCCGATTTTAATCACACAAGTGACATTATTTTCAATGTCATTTTTTGATACGATTATGTCTGGGAATAGTAGTCCAGGAGATTTAGCAGGTGTTGCGATTGGCGTAAGTGTTTGGGCACCAATCAGCACAGGTTTAACAGGCATTTTATTCGCTATAACAACCATGGTCGCCAATTTAAAAGGTGCAAAAGAAGAAGAAAAAATAACTCCGCTTGTCACACAAGCGCTTTATTTAGCTGGTATTATTGCAATTGTTATTATTATTATCGGGATCTTTACGATTCATCCAATCTTAAATCAAATGAATCTGGATCCAAAAGTTCATCGAGTAGCACTTCATTTCTTATACGCTTTATCATTTGGAATTTTACCTTTATTTTTATATACGGTAATTCGTCAGTTTATTGATGGATTAGGAAAAACAAGAACTACGATGATCATAACAATTATTTCAGTACCGATTAATGTTATTTTAAATTTTTTCCTTATATTTGGTAGAGCTGGTCTTCCTCATTTAGGGGGAGTCGGAGCAGGAGTTGCATCTGCCATCACATATTGGATTATTTTTGGAATTGGCTTTTACATTATTAATACTAAAAAGCCATTTAAGTCATATAATATTTTAAAAAAGCTTCCACCTATTTCATTTACTACTTGGAAAAGTATTTTAAAATTAGGTGTACCAATTGGACTTAGTATCTTTTTTGAAGTAAGTGTTTTTTCAGTCGTTACTTTATTATTAAGTGAATTTGATACGAAAACAATCGCTGCCCATACAGTTGCGATGAATTTTGCAAGTATGCTTTATATGGTTCCATTAAGTATTTCAATGGCTTTAACAATAGTAGTCGGCTTTGAGGTTGGCGCAAAAGATTTTCAAAGTGCGAAGGAATACAGCAAAATTGGTTTATTGATGGCTGTGTTGATCGCTTCAGTTTTTGGAGTAATCATCTACTTATTCCGCTATGATGTTGCAGGTTGGTACACAAATGATTCATCTGTACAATATTTAGCTGGTGGATTTTTAATTTTTGCTATTTTGTTCCAACTATTTGATGCAATTGCTGCACCAATACAAGGTGCATTAAGAGGTTATAAAGATGTTAATGTGACATTATTGATGATGATTTTAGCCTATTGGGTGATTGCTTTACCGATTGGTTATTTTCTATCTCAAACAAATCTTGGTGCAAAAGGATATTGGCTAGGTTTAATAAGTGGATTGGCCGTTTCAGCAATTACTTTAACTTTCCGATTAGTTCAACTTCAAGTAAAAAAATTAAAACTTTCTGAAGCATAA
- the gpmA gene encoding 2,3-diphosphoglycerate-dependent phosphoglycerate mutase yields MIKLVLIRHGQSLWNVENRFTGWTDIDLTNSGLSEAREAGIILRKNGFSFDIAYTSVLKRAIRTLWIILNEIDMMWIPVHKTWRLNERHYGALQGLNKTETAKKYGDEQVNIWRRSMNIRPPALEPGDPRYEIYEPRYKDLLEGEYPLTESLEDTEKRVLKYWNEEIAIALKSGKKVIISAHGNTLRGIVQYLDEISADGIASLNIPTSIPLVYELNNDLKPIRHYYLSVDGEVPADVIPKHISSELLDQFDDENPHLTIQDD; encoded by the coding sequence ATGATTAAACTTGTATTAATCAGACACGGACAAAGTTTATGGAATGTTGAAAATCGATTTACAGGATGGACTGATATTGACTTAACGAATAGTGGACTTTCTGAAGCTAGGGAAGCTGGAATTATTTTAAGAAAAAATGGTTTTTCTTTTGATATTGCTTATACATCAGTCCTTAAACGAGCAATTCGTACATTATGGATTATTTTAAATGAAATTGATATGATGTGGATTCCTGTACATAAGACATGGAGATTAAATGAACGTCATTATGGCGCACTTCAAGGACTAAATAAAACAGAAACAGCGAAGAAGTACGGAGATGAACAGGTTAACATTTGGAGAAGATCAATGAATATTAGACCGCCAGCGCTAGAGCCAGGTGACCCTAGGTACGAGATTTATGAGCCTCGTTATAAAGACTTATTAGAAGGCGAGTACCCTCTAACGGAAAGTCTAGAGGATACTGAAAAAAGAGTGTTAAAATATTGGAATGAAGAAATTGCCATAGCATTAAAATCTGGGAAAAAGGTGATTATATCTGCGCATGGTAATACGTTAAGAGGAATCGTTCAATATTTAGATGAAATCTCAGCAGATGGAATCGCTTCACTTAATATACCTACTAGCATTCCATTAGTTTATGAATTAAATAATGACTTAAAGCCGATTCGACACTACTATTTAAGTGTAGATGGGGAAGTCCCTGCTGATGTCATACCAAAACATATTTCAAGCGAATTACTTGATCAATTTGATGATGAAAATCCTCATTTGACGATTCAAGATGATTAA
- a CDS encoding SAM-dependent methyltransferase translates to MSINREKLRVVIGAGEYNNNPTWIQTQEEELNLLEKSTWERKFEKNTISAILAEHVWEHLTYEEGIKAAEICYEYLQPSGYIRCAVPDGFFQDETYQNIVKVGGPGPKDHPAASHKIVYNYKTLITMFETAGFEVTLLEYCDEGGTFHFNEWDRRDGIIFRSKQYDPRNHGEKVLFPSIIVDAIKPII, encoded by the coding sequence ATGTCGATTAATCGTGAAAAATTAAGAGTTGTAATAGGAGCTGGAGAATATAACAATAATCCAACTTGGATTCAAACTCAAGAAGAAGAACTTAATTTGTTAGAAAAGTCTACTTGGGAAAGGAAATTTGAAAAAAATACAATTTCAGCTATTTTAGCCGAACATGTTTGGGAGCATCTTACTTATGAAGAAGGCATAAAAGCAGCTGAAATTTGTTATGAATATTTACAGCCATCAGGTTATATTCGTTGTGCAGTACCAGATGGTTTTTTTCAAGATGAAACCTATCAAAATATTGTAAAAGTAGGTGGCCCTGGGCCAAAAGATCATCCAGCAGCTAGCCATAAAATTGTATATAATTATAAAACGCTTATTACTATGTTTGAAACAGCGGGCTTTGAAGTGACATTATTAGAATACTGTGATGAAGGTGGAACGTTTCATTTTAACGAATGGGATAGGAGGGATGGTATTATTTTTCGTTCAAAACAATATGATCCTAGAAACCACGGAGAAAAAGTACTCTTTCCTTCAATAATAGTTGATGCAATAAAGCCGATCATTTAA
- a CDS encoding pyruvate kinase, translating into MTIDRICTIGPASFDKKILSELIEHGMTIARLNFSHGTHESHHSVIEQIKSLNLQTGKNIKILGDLQGPKIRLGTIEGDKIILEPNQTFTLVIDDSVGNLNQASVDYKGIINDVKQGNRILINDGEVELIVEDVNNHKVVTSVKIGGEISSHKGVNLPGVNTNLPAITEKDQKDIEFILQENLDFIACSFIRRASHLNEIRNFIKSKNGKIPQLVAKIETIEAIKNFKEINKEADAIMIARGDLGVELPYQWIPLLQRAMIHECNSTNTYVITATQMLQSMVDHSLPTRAEVTDVFQAVMDGTNAVMLSAESAAGHHPVESIETLKLVSQFAETVKAKSTFDFGDMLELINSSIK; encoded by the coding sequence ATGACGATTGATCGAATATGTACGATTGGACCGGCTAGTTTTGATAAAAAAATACTATCTGAATTAATTGAACACGGAATGACGATTGCAAGACTAAATTTTTCTCATGGAACACATGAAAGCCATCATAGTGTCATCGAACAAATAAAATCATTAAATTTACAGACTGGAAAAAACATTAAGATTTTAGGAGACCTCCAAGGTCCAAAAATTCGATTAGGTACTATTGAAGGTGACAAAATTATTCTTGAACCTAATCAAACTTTTACACTCGTTATTGATGATAGTGTAGGTAATCTTAATCAAGCAAGTGTTGATTATAAAGGCATAATAAACGATGTGAAACAAGGAAATCGTATCTTAATAAATGACGGTGAAGTAGAACTGATTGTTGAAGACGTAAATAATCATAAAGTTGTCACTTCAGTTAAAATTGGCGGAGAAATATCTTCCCATAAAGGGGTTAACCTACCAGGTGTAAATACAAACTTACCTGCTATAACTGAGAAAGATCAAAAAGATATTGAATTCATCTTACAAGAAAATTTAGATTTTATTGCTTGTTCATTTATCAGACGTGCATCACATTTAAATGAAATTAGGAATTTTATCAAATCAAAAAATGGAAAAATTCCACAATTAGTCGCAAAAATAGAAACAATTGAAGCAATAAAAAACTTTAAAGAAATTAATAAAGAAGCAGATGCAATTATGATTGCTCGTGGAGATTTAGGAGTCGAACTTCCTTACCAATGGATTCCACTTTTACAAAGAGCAATGATTCATGAATGCAATTCCACTAATACTTATGTAATCACAGCAACTCAAATGCTTCAGTCAATGGTCGATCACTCATTACCGACAAGAGCTGAAGTAACCGATGTTTTTCAAGCAGTTATGGACGGAACGAATGCCGTCATGCTTTCTGCTGAAAGCGCTGCGGGGCACCATCCTGTAGAAAGCATTGAAACATTGAAACTTGTATCGCAGTTTGCTGAAACTGTTAAAGCGAAATCGACTTTTGATTTTGGTGATATGCTTGAATTGATTAATTCTTCTATAAAGTAG